atctctctcttttcgAAGCTTATCCATTATTGAGCCGTTCTCCTGCAGTAATTCGTTGATTCTCAGTGactttgattccatttgaTGCTGTTTTTGTCGCAAGTCCTCATTAAGATGCTCTTGTTTCCGTATTAAATCCTTGTTTTTGATCACCGAATCTGCAAAATCTCGCTCTAATCGACAATAATCATCAAATGTAATCGTCTCTTCTGTAGGTCGATCTATACTGGAGTCGCTAGTATATCCAGCTATAGGGCTTAAAGGGCTTACGGGGCTTATGGgacttctggatcttctggGGCTGCCGAGGCTCGTAGGGCTCAATGAACTCGCCACTGTTCCCTTGGTGAGCATCCCTGTTCCCCTGGTGATCACCCCTGTTCCCCTGGTAGCCACCCCTGTTCTCCTGTTCGCCCCTTTAGAGGGACTAACTGGCGTCCGTATGAAATTGGTCTCCTTAAGCGGTGACTTAATGCCCCTCCTTGTCACCTTGGATGCCCTCTGATCGGCTACAGAGAATCCAAATATATTCTCTGTTTCCATAATGAATAATGTAAAGTAAACTAAGGTTAATCCGACTAAAGGAACCTGTCATATTCAACATCCTTCTAATCATCGCTCTTGTTCTGTAAAcatcaaaatcatccgGTCCCTTTTTAACGTGATGCTTACATAATGTATTATGTAACTGCTCAACTAAATTGCACAACCCGATTACACAATAACGTAATATGATATGATTACATAATCAAATTACATCCGAGAATCACTACATCCGACTCAACTTGTAAATCCGTATTTCAGAGACTCCTATTGGATACCAAACACTTTTCCAAGAGTTATCTCCGGCAGACAAGTCTGTAGTCACCTTGTTCGGATTTCGACTGGATTCTATTACTTCCCATTCCCATATCTGATCCTTTTTCCCCATCTCTAAATACTCCGTCCATATCGCCATAGTAGAACTGTTTCTTACCGTAGCCGCTATATATGCTGTATCAACACGCCCATATTTCCCATTATCTTGACTCATTGCTTCGTTCAATGTCTCGACCAAATCTGGTATTACTGACCCATCGTATGTCACATCTGCAGCTACTATGGTATTAATTTCCGTATTAGGAAAATCGTCCTCGCCCCACCATAGTTTGCAGACTTTCAGGTCTTTTGCGTCGATAGACATATCGTTGAGAGCAAAATTCGTAGAGATCCGATCAATCAACCGCGTATCCCCATCCGTGAATATCATCTGTTTTAGCTGGTCTCTGAAAAGCTTGTATAGACAGATTCCTACAAATCCTGTTCCACACCCTAACTCAATCACTGATCGATTCACAAAGttcatccttacaccagcCAATTCCGGAGTTTTGCTTCTAAGTACCTCCACAAGGTATTGAGATAGGAATAACGACGCATCCCATGTCCTGAGTCCAGTCGTTCCCATTCCTAATAATAATCTGGGAGATTCCCGGATCCGGATCACCTTATCTTTATCTGTCTCTTCATTATCTGCCTCTATTGTGTATTCCAGTATATCTGTTTCCGTAGGATCCATAGGCTTCTCCGACATTAATTCACAAAGTTCTTCATATAATCCGTCCAAGATAACACTATCTTTTTCCTGACTTGCTTCTAACCTCTCCAAAATTAGCTTGACCACTCTTTGCGCATAGTAACCGTTGGTATGTGCTATTTTAACGATTACACTAAGAATTTTTTGTTGGCTTTCTACCGAAGGAAAATCAGGAAACCCATCATCAATCCATCCTGATACATCCAAACTGGCTATACTTACTCTCTGTCTTACTTGCCGTATCAATTTATTCATATTTATGGAATAATCAAAAAAAGCAGTTTTTGTCCAATGACAAGACGCCATGTGAAGCACTCGAGgaattttttctttttggcaCCCCGTCCTTTTTGCACAGCCCTAAACTGAGATCTCCGGTTCAATGACTAGAGTTCAAAGGAATCGTCGACTTTACCAGTCAAAAAGAGTAGTAGTTTGGAGACAACCAAGTCAGGAAATTCCAGATGAACACTATGATTGGCATGAGGGATTATATAAAGAACAGAATTGGGAATCAACCTATGCAACTCCTCTGATTGGCTAATAGGACAAATCCAATCCTCTTTTCCGTCAAATATCAAGGTTTTCACTTTCAAATATGGAAGCTGACTACGGTAGTCAAAGTATTTCTCTGTTTCAGAGTAGAGATCGTTGTGGGTTTCAGATCTGTACTTGGTTTTCAAGCAGCTTTGTAGACCTTTATCAGGGTTATACTCTTCTGAATATAGAGGAGAAAGTGCGAACATGACCAATTGCATCTCCTGGTCGCTTTCAAACCTGGAGAATACCTTTTTGAGCATGGAAATGGATGCATTTGGCACTTTATCCAATCGGCTGGCCAACACTTTGAACgcctcttcttcatgatgATAGCTGGGAGCAGTTCCTCTTAGAATCAAATGGGACACGTGATCTGGGTAAGTAATGGCGTATTGCTGTGCAATAAAACCACCAAAACTGCCCCCTATTAGAATGCATTGACCGTCGGAACCAGCAAAATGAGCACGTACACCGTCTATATCATCGActatttgatgaaatgTGAACGGAGGGGTCAATGAGGAGTTTGCATGTCCTCTAAAATCAAAGCCAACCACCTTGTAACCGTATTGGGAGAGTCGAGAGTAGACACTAAAGTCTGCTTCTTTAGATCCAAAGCCTCGACCTCCATGTAGAGTAATAACTAGATGTCCGTTATCCGGGCCGCTTTCGCAGTATTGCAATCGGGCACCATTAATTTTAAGAAATCCGTAAGCCATGGTAAATACTGATAAGGTTTAGAAGtgaaggaaagaagaagaagaattacTAATTGGCCAACTAACCGACTAACTAACCGACTAACTACCCTTCGATCTTGCTATCTACATTAGGCCCATCGAAGATCCTATCTTAATCGGGAAAAACTTCTCCGCTCATCGCAGTTCCCAAAACGGAAGTGAAAAGCCACAGTATCAAGATGTCTAATATAAAGGTACCGGATCCCTGATCCAACTTAGATCGTATGGTGACTCTCTCTTAGAGTTACAACTAGCTAGTCTACGATGTCTCGAATTCAGATTTCAATCGATCGTGGTGGAACTTTCTGCGATATCTGGGCCAATATCCCTGGTCAACGGGAAATGgtcttcaaaatcctcTCCGAAGACCCATCTAACTATCCGGATGCTCCTGCTGAAGGTATCCGAATGGTTCTCGAGAAATCCACCGGGAATAAAATCCCCCGAGGATCCAAGTTGGATGGGTCTCTTATTGAGTGGGTTCGTATGGGAACAACTGTTGCTACCAATGCTTTGCTTGAACGTaagggtgaaaaattccTTTATTTGACCACCAAGGGCTTTGAGGACGTGCTTGAAATCGGCACCCAGGCTCGTCCGGAGCTCTTCAATTTGCGTGTTGCTGCAAATGAGACCTTGTTTGACAAAGTCGTCGGCGTGGATGAGCGTATCACTGTGGAAACGTCTTCTGACGATCCAAACCCTCAGCCTATCGATAAGACTGACCCTTCTGTGAAGGAGACTGCATCTGGTACGTTTATCCGAGTTCTAAAGCCTCTAAATGAATACCAGGTTACTTCAGACCTTGAAAAAGCTTATGCTGAAGGATACAAATCCTTAGCTATCTGTTTTGCTCACTCCTATCTATGGAACAAACATGAAAGGATCGTCGCACAGATAGCACGACGTATTGGATTTAAGTTTGTGTCGATCTCTTCGGAAGTGTCCAGAACAATTAGTTACTTGCACCGAGGAAACTCTACTTGCATAGATGCCTATCTTACTCCTCACGTTCAAGGTTACGTTGACCAGtttctctcttcctttGCTGCTGGAACTGTTCCTGAGGTCCAATTTATGCAGTCAAATGGAGGTCTTGCCGATGCTCGTGCTTTCAAGGGTATCAATGCCATTCTCTCTGGTCCTGCGGGTGGTGTGGTCGGTGTTAGAGAGACCTGCTTTGAGAACACTCCGTTAGTTGGCTTCGATATGGGTGGTACTTCTACCGATGTGTCTAGATGTGATGGTTCAGACCTTGATATCTCCTTTGATAACAAAACAGCAGGTTTGGATATCTCGGCTCCCCAGTTACGTATCCATACTGTGGCTGCTGGTGGTGGCTCTATTTTGCGTTGGCAGAAAGGCTTGTTCCGTGTAGGTCCTGAATCTGCAGGCTCCGATCCCGGTGCTGCATCTTACAGAAAGGGAGGTCCTCTTACTGTCACAGATGCCAATTTATTTCTAGGAAGGTTGGTTGTTTCTGAATTTCCACATATATTTGGAAAATCAGGGAAAGAGCCTCTTGACGTCGACATAGTTCGTCAGAAGTTTGAATCTCTGGCCCAGCAGATTGCTGTAGATACGAATAGTACCCATATGACTGCTCATGAGGTGGCATTAGGATTTTTGCGGGTAGCCAACGTTAAAATGGCCAACTCAATAAGAGAAATCACCGAATCTCGTGGTTATGCTGCCAAGGATCATATTTTGGTGTCCTTTGGAGGCGCTGGCTCTCAAAATTGTACCGCTGTGGCACGTAACTTGTCCATTTCCAGAGTACTTATTCACAAATACTCCTCTGTTTTATCATCTTATGGTATCGCTAGGGCTCGCGTGGCTCGTGAATTGAAGTCTCCGTTTATTTCCGAATACCAGAGCACCCCAGTTCTCAAGCAGGAGGCTTCAAGTGTCATCAACGACTTGCAGTCAAAAATCAGTCACGAGTTAACTACCACCCAAGGATTTTCTAAGGATCAAGTTGAGTATTCTATCAGTATTGGAATGCGATATCGTGGCTCTAATACAGTCTTTGAGGTTTCATTCCAGGCGGATGATCTCAAGCAGGCTTTCTTAAAGATTCATCTTCGTGAATTCGGTTTTATCTTACCTGATAGCACCCCTATATTTGCTCAGACCGTCTCTGTTCAGGGTAGATCTaaggagaaagagcatAATTCTGTAGAGATCTCTCAAAGTCTTGCTTCAGCTGTCTCTAGAAACCATCTCATCTCCTCGGAAGGTCATATCTATCAGCCTGTCTATTTTGATGGTGCTCATCCAGTGGAAACTCCAGTCTACAGACTTCCAGAGCTTCAATCGGGTGATAGATTACAAGGTCCCGCCCTTATAGTTGATCCTACACAGACCATACTAGTAGAACCGGGAACTATAGCCACCATTTTACCTTCTCATGTAGTCTTAGACCTCTCTAGTCAAATTAATGACGAGAACTATATTGGCCGTGATGATAAAGACACAGTGAGCGCCGAGACGTCTCTTTCCAAGGCCGATCCGGTGCTTCTTACCGTTTTTGGCCATAGATTCATGGGTATAGCGGAAACCATGGGACGTACTTTGCAGAGAACGTCTGTTTCTACGTCCATTAAAGAACGTTTGGACTTTTCTTGCGCTATTTTTGGTCCTGATGGCTCTTTAGTGGCCAATGCTCCTCATATTCCAATCCATTTGGGTTCTATGCAGTATGCgattcaatatcaacaCAAATTATGGTACGGAAAGTTGAAACCAGGTGACGTTTTGGTATCCAATCACCCTGAAGCAGGTGGTACCCACCTACCAGACATCACGGTGATTACTCCAGTGTTCCACAAGGGAGAGGTTGTCTTTTATGTGGCTTCAAGAGGTCATCATGCAGATATAGGAGGTGCCGGTATAACGGCAATGTCCCCAAATACCAAGCAGCTTTGGCAGGAAGGTGTTTCCATTAAGAGCTTCAAACTTGTCAGTGAAGGTCGATTCAATGAGAAAGGAATAGTCAAACTCTTCATGGAGGCGGGAAATCATCCTGGTTGCTCGGCCACTCGAAAGATAAACGACAACTTAAATGATCTTCGGGCACAAGTCAGTGCCAATCAGAAGGGTATTCGTCTTGTTGAGGCCTTGTTTGATGAATACGGTAAAGGTTTTGTTCAGTTTTACATGGCAGCTATTCGGCGTAATGCAGAGGTGGCTGTTCGAGACTTCTTCAAGGAGCAGTATCAAGTTCATGGTGGTAAACCTCTACATGCCATTGATTactttgatgatggaatCCCTGTTGAGTTGACTATTACATTCGATGGTGACAAAGGTGAAGCTTTGTTTGACTTTACAGGAACGGGTCCCGAGGA
The sequence above is a segment of the Brettanomyces nanus chromosome 4, complete sequence genome. Coding sequences within it:
- a CDS encoding uncharacterized protein (BUSCO:EOG09343A2X~EggNog:ENOG41) — translated: MNKLIRQVRQRVSIASLDVSGWIDDGFPDFPSVESQQKILSVIVKIAHTNGYYAQRVVKLILERLEASQEKDSVILDGLYEELCELMSEKPMDPTETDILEYTIEADNEETDKDKVIRIRESPRLLLGMGTTGLRTWDASLFLSQYLVEVLRSKTPELAGVRMNFVNRSVIELGCGTGFVGICLYKLFRDQLKQMIFTDGDTRLIDRISTNFALNDMSIDAKDLKVCKLWWGEDDFPNTEINTIVAADVTYDGSVIPDLVETLNEAMSQDNGKYGRVDTAYIAATVRNSSTMAIWTEYLEMGKKDQIWEWEVIESSRNPNKVTTDLSAGDNSWKSVWYPIGVSEIRIYKLSRM
- a CDS encoding uncharacterized protein (MEROPS:MER0003537~EggNog:ENOG41) is translated as MAYGFLKINGARLQYCESGPDNGHLVITLHGGRGFGSKEADFSVYSRLSQYGYKVVGFDFRGHANSSLTPPFTFHQIVDDIDGVRAHFAGSDGQCILIGGSFGGFIAQQYAITYPDHVSHLILRGTAPSYHHEEEAFKVLASRLDKVPNASISMLKKVFSRFESDQEMQLVMFALSPLYSEEYNPDKGLQSCLKTKYRSETHNDLYSETEKYFDYRSQLPYLKVKTLIFDGKEDWICPISQSEELHRLIPNSVLYIIPHANHSVHLEFPDLVVSKLLLFLTGKVDDSFEL